A window from Engraulis encrasicolus isolate BLACKSEA-1 chromosome 13, IST_EnEncr_1.0, whole genome shotgun sequence encodes these proteins:
- the zgc:172182 gene encoding coiled-coil domain-containing protein 89 isoform X1 codes for MASPQKNPKDLKTMIADTKQDMDDVYKALEKLRSLSHEERAETGMLRSRIDEQSNLICILKQRADDMLLRCQALDKINTELESLRDAVQIELDNEKKRSSQLEQRFMDLASNHQELIKFKDEYKRHNAALQVENERLREENKTLFCKELQEKETVILQLTEELRDLAQEHVTLEAEYQEKTAGFQSKLRELMNQHQTNEASLQHELQDTQEQLKNAVDMCAELDLRLKLSQDRDNKLDAEVQEKLNALTKEKEELLDLSMQRGKIILEKQAELQELENKRLQADNARMAAEDRFEKEASAVNADLKVKELQHALDVAEKACDSIKKDFEAYKKHSYNLLAKEKELNARLRHVTG; via the exons ATGGCATCCCCACAGAAAAACCCTAAAGACCTGAAGACGATGATCGCTGACACCAAACAG GACATGGATGATGTGTACAAGGCGCTGGAAAAACTCCGCAGTTTATCCCACGAGGAGCGAGCAGAAACGGGCATGCTGCGGTCAAGAATAGACGAACAATCCAACCTCATTTGCATCCTGAAACAACGGGCAGATGACATGCTTCTCCGGTGTCAAGCTCTGGACAAGATCAACACCGAACTTGAGAGCTTGCGGGATGCTGTGCAAATTGAACTTGACAACGAAAAGAAGCGCTCTTCTCAATTGGAGCAGAGGTTCATGGATTTGGCTTCAAACCACCAAGaactcatcaaattcaaagaCGAGTACAAACGACATAATGCTGCACTGCAAGTAGAAAATGAACGTCTTCGGGAGGAAAACAAAACGCTGTTTTGTAAAGAGCtgcaagagaaagagactgtCATTTTGCAATTAACCGAGGAATTGAGGGATCTCGCCCAAGAACACGTAACATTAGAGGCTGAATACCA GGAAAAGACAGCTGGGTTCCAAAGCAAACTCAGGGAACTTATGAATCAACATCAGACCAACGAAGCTTCCTTGCAGCACGAATTACAAGACACTCAAGAGCAGCTGAAGAACGCAGTTGATATGTGTGCAG AGCTGGACCTCAGACTGAAGCTTTCACAAGACAGAGACAACAAGCTTGATGCTGAGGTGCAAGAGAAGCTCAACGCCTTGACCAAGGAGAAAGAGGAGCTGCTGGATCTGTCGATGCAGAGAGGGAAGATCATACTG GAGAAACAGGCCGAACTGCAAGAGCTGGAAAATAAACGTCTTCAGGCAGACAACGCCAGAATGGCCGCAGAGGACAG GTTTGAGAAAGAGGCCTCTGCCGTAAATGCAGACCTGAAAGTGAAGGAGCTACAGCATGCCCTTGACGTTGCTGAGAAGGCATGTGACAGTATTAAGAAG GATTTTGAAGCTTACAAAAAGCACAGCTACAATCTGCTTGCAAAGGAGAAGGAGCTAAATGCCAGGCTCCGCCATGTGACTGGTTGA
- the zgc:172182 gene encoding coiled-coil domain-containing protein 89 isoform X2 — protein MASPQKNPKDLKTMIADTKQDMDDVYKALEKLRSLSHEERAETGMLRSRIDEQSNLICILKQRADDMLLRCQALDKINTELESLRDAVQIELDNEKKRSSQLEQRFMDLASNHQELIKFKDEYKRHNAALQVENERLREENKTLFCKELQEKETVILQLTEELRDLAQEHVTLEAEYHKLRELMNQHQTNEASLQHELQDTQEQLKNAVDMCAELDLRLKLSQDRDNKLDAEVQEKLNALTKEKEELLDLSMQRGKIILEKQAELQELENKRLQADNARMAAEDRFEKEASAVNADLKVKELQHALDVAEKACDSIKKDFEAYKKHSYNLLAKEKELNARLRHVTG, from the exons ATGGCATCCCCACAGAAAAACCCTAAAGACCTGAAGACGATGATCGCTGACACCAAACAG GACATGGATGATGTGTACAAGGCGCTGGAAAAACTCCGCAGTTTATCCCACGAGGAGCGAGCAGAAACGGGCATGCTGCGGTCAAGAATAGACGAACAATCCAACCTCATTTGCATCCTGAAACAACGGGCAGATGACATGCTTCTCCGGTGTCAAGCTCTGGACAAGATCAACACCGAACTTGAGAGCTTGCGGGATGCTGTGCAAATTGAACTTGACAACGAAAAGAAGCGCTCTTCTCAATTGGAGCAGAGGTTCATGGATTTGGCTTCAAACCACCAAGaactcatcaaattcaaagaCGAGTACAAACGACATAATGCTGCACTGCAAGTAGAAAATGAACGTCTTCGGGAGGAAAACAAAACGCTGTTTTGTAAAGAGCtgcaagagaaagagactgtCATTTTGCAATTAACCGAGGAATTGAGGGATCTCGCCCAAGAACACGTAACATTAGAGGCTGAATACCA CAAACTCAGGGAACTTATGAATCAACATCAGACCAACGAAGCTTCCTTGCAGCACGAATTACAAGACACTCAAGAGCAGCTGAAGAACGCAGTTGATATGTGTGCAG AGCTGGACCTCAGACTGAAGCTTTCACAAGACAGAGACAACAAGCTTGATGCTGAGGTGCAAGAGAAGCTCAACGCCTTGACCAAGGAGAAAGAGGAGCTGCTGGATCTGTCGATGCAGAGAGGGAAGATCATACTG GAGAAACAGGCCGAACTGCAAGAGCTGGAAAATAAACGTCTTCAGGCAGACAACGCCAGAATGGCCGCAGAGGACAG GTTTGAGAAAGAGGCCTCTGCCGTAAATGCAGACCTGAAAGTGAAGGAGCTACAGCATGCCCTTGACGTTGCTGAGAAGGCATGTGACAGTATTAAGAAG GATTTTGAAGCTTACAAAAAGCACAGCTACAATCTGCTTGCAAAGGAGAAGGAGCTAAATGCCAGGCTCCGCCATGTGACTGGTTGA